Proteins from a genomic interval of Lycium ferocissimum isolate CSIRO_LF1 chromosome 2, AGI_CSIRO_Lferr_CH_V1, whole genome shotgun sequence:
- the LOC132048047 gene encoding casparian strip membrane protein 1, producing MKAATLEVGHASKVTSGVNRGMSILDFFIRIIAIIATLGSAIAMGTTNETLPFSTQAIRFRAKYNDLPTFTFFVVANAIVSAYLVLSLGLSIFHIMRSRAQGSRIALIFFDAAMLALLSTGASAAAAIVYLAHKGNTKTNWFPICQQFDLFCHRTSGSLVGSFAGVILFILLVLLSALALSRR from the exons atgaaggcaGCTACTCTTGAAGTTGGACATGCTTCAAAGGTTACAAGTGGGGTGAATAGAGGAATGTCTATACTAGACTTTTTTATAAGGATAATTGCCATAATTGCCACATTAGGAAGTGCCATTGCCATGGGAACTACTAATGAAACACTACCCTTTTCCACACAGGCCATTCGTTTCAGGGCCAAGTATAACGATCTTCCCACCTTCAC GTTCTTTGTGGTGGCAAATGCCATAGTAAGTGCATATTTGGTACTTTCTCTGGGGCTGTCCATCTTCCACATCATGAGGAGCCGAGCACAAGGGAGCAGGATTGCCTTAATATTCTTTGACGcg GCTATGTTGGCGCTATTGTCAACGGGAGCATCAGCAGCAGCAGCAATAGTTTACTTAGCACACAAGGGAAATACAAAGACAAACTGGTTCCCAATTTGCCAACAATTCGACTTGTTTTGCCATCGAACATCAGGATCTTTAGTTGGGTCCTTTGCAGGAGTTATACTCTTCATACTCTTGGTCTTGCTCTCTGCTCTTGCCCTTTCTCGTCGTTGA
- the LOC132037518 gene encoding pentatricopeptide repeat-containing protein At5g15280, mitochondrial: MLQALLNSIKHKPQIKQVGSLLLHLSSFPRKFQLSSYSTKATIYTSQYSSAAIKSGSLSLLVNKGEILHNPIIKDYLLSLSEISPATIRRFWRVSVLNPNDFLEILFGFQNDSGNIEVEVKKIKSLWEIYMWASKQNKNFKHLTEASRIIASMLVRADLFKEVECLVSLLDSQGIFLDNHEIYSNLIEVIVDDRRLDKAIAYYDRMRMRGLSPSISCYRMLVEFLIQINETRLAFQVYADALDTGLGRSVSEGGIYEGVIRLLCADAKVQDARDLVKKALAFGLEPNYLILNSVASGYCDKRDYDDLLSFFVEISCMPDVTIVNKLIQSVCEQFGVASGNSYVLKLDQLGFYMNEITFGILIGWACREGKLKDAFFYLSEILSRNLKPHIFSYDAILSGLFKEGMWKHYRDILQEMEDQGVEPELSTFRVLLAGFCKARQFDEVNTVVSKMVDRGLIQLSPTEDPLSRAFRFLGLDSSAVKIRRDNDIRFHKGEFFDNLGNGLYLDTDVEEYERTIDKVLHDAMLPDFNSFVWKDYMKKDMKNAVMMVDQMTCWGQEISPGVLDALLKGLCVSSICIKTISGLLEKVPNLTCQLEQETLNMLVQKYSKKGTVDRARAILHGMLRRNLRIDSDTHTALLMGLCKKGDLRGLTSHWKLAQTNSWLPNLKDGKTLFGRLCRRRRFNEVLELFNALLALYPNEVCDAFHVFLEELSAKGFTSLAKVLAKEILSQGCISSRLAHRHLIEEFCKWKSFGEAAVICDTMLAKDWVPPLDASLQLIPQLCRSGNFDKALELKNICLGDEPSALLPLHCALIHGYFKSGRIGEATSLFQETMENEPFLSVEICDVLFQGYCQVNKRKKVEELLGVVISKNLGISIASYRNIVRLMCTESKVSTALHLKEHMLKQRNPPTAVIYNILIYSLFSINKTSVVNTLVHELQGKGLQLDEVAYNYLIQGFCWCKDLSSATRYLKSTMEKDLRPSNRSLREVIKCLCCNGELEEALTLSKEMEFRGWSHGSVIQHNIVETLLSHGKLSEAVNFLDRMAIKCLIPKNIDYNYLIKRLCQHGRVDKSINLMDIMLRKGNVPESSSFDYVIQSFCTWRKLDVALNFHAEMLCRNQRPSINTWSILIKSLTEGGQLAEAEKQLDSMVQLGEIPRRETYSLMINRYRSQNNLNNASELLRSMQRCGYEPDFETHWSLISNLRDSSDNINDGKQSGGFLSKFLSEIGFVRRNKGG; the protein is encoded by the coding sequence ATGCTTCAAGCTCTCCTTAATTCCATCAAACACAAACCTCAAATCAAACAGGTTGGTTCACTTCTCTtacatctttcttcttttcctagaaaatttcaactttcttcATACTCTACAAAAGCAACAATATATACTAGCCAATATTCATCTGCAGCTATAAAATCAGGGAGTTTAAGCTTGTTGGTTAACAAAGGTGAGATTTTGCACAACCCCATCATTAAAGATTACCTTCTTAGTCTATCTGAGATCTCCCCTGCAACTATtcgtagattttggagagtttctGTATTGAATCCtaatgattttcttgaaatattattCGGTTTTCAAAATGATAGTGGAAATATTGAGGTTGAGGTTAAAAAGATTAAATCTTTATGGGAAATTTATATGTGGGCTAGTAAgcaaaataagaattttaagCATCTTACTGAGGCCTCTAGGATCATTGCCTCAATGCTTGTTCGTGCCGATTTATTTAAAGAAGTTGAATGTTTGGTTTCATTGTTGGATAGCCAAGGAATTTTCTTGGATAATCATGAGATTTACAGTAATCTAATTGAAGTGATTGTGGATGATCGTCGATTAGATAAAGCTATTGCATATTATGATCGAATGAGGATGCGAGGTTTATCCCCATCGATTTCATGTTACAGGATGCTTGTGGAGTTTTTGATTCAAATAAATGAAACGCGATTGGCATTTCAAGTTTATGCTGATGCTTTAGATACTGGCTTGGGGAGGAGTGTATCTGAAGGGGGAATTTATGAGGGTGTCATTAGACTGTTATGTGCTGATGCTAAAGTTCAGGACGCGAGGGATCTGGTTAAGAAGGCCCTGGCTTTTGGACTTGAACCTAATTATTTAATCCTCAATTCTGTTGCTTCTGGTTATTGTGATAAAAGAGATTATGATGATTTGCTGAGTTTCTTTGTCGAGATTAGTTGTATGCCTGATGTAACCATAGTCAATAAGCTTATCCAGTCTGTCTGTGAACAGTTTGGTGTTGCAAGTGGGAACTCATACGTGCTGAAGTTAGATCAACTCGGATTCTatatgaatgaaataacattTGGGATTTTGATTGGATGGGCTTGTCGTGAAGGAAAACTGAAGGATGCGTTCTTTTATCTCTCAGAGATCCTGTCGAGAAATCTAAAGCCCCATATATTTTCATATGATGCTATTCTTAGTGGGCTTTTCAAGGAGGGTATGTGGAAGCACTATCGAGACATTCTTCAAGAAATGGAAGATCAGGGAGTAGAGCCCGAATTATCGACGTTCAGGGTTCTTTTAGCTGGATTTTGTAAAGCTAGGCAATTTGATGAAGTGAACACAGTGGTTTCTAAGATGGTAGATCGTGGCTTGATCCAACTATCGCCTACGGAAGATCCACTTTCCAGAGCATTCAGATTCTTAGGTCTCGATTCTTCTGCTGTGAAAATCAGAAGAGACAATGATATAAGATTTCATAAAGGAGAATTTTTTGATAATCTTGGGAATGGGCTTTATCTGGATACAGATGTGGAAGAGTATGAGAGAACTATTGACAAAGTCCTTCATGATGCCATGCTTCCTGATTTTAACTCCTTTGTATGGAAAGATTACATGaaaaaagacatgaaaaatGCTGTGATGATGGTGGATCAAATGACTTGTTGGGGGCAAGAAATATCTCCGGGTGTTCTGGATGCCTTATTGAAAGGGCTGTGTGTATCCAGCATTTGTATTAAGACCATTTCTGGTCTATTGGAAAAAGTTCCAAATTTGACATGTCAGCTTGAACAAGAAACTTTGAATATGCTTGTTCAGAAATACAGCAAAAAGGGAACTGTGGACAGGGCAAGAGCAATTTTGCATGGCATGCTAAGAAGAAACCTAAGAATTGACAGTGACACTCATACTGCTCTTCTGATGGGCTTATGCAAGAAAGGTGATCTCAGAGGTCTAACTTCCCACTGGAAGCTTGCACAAACTAATAGCTGGTTACCTAATTTGAAGGATGGAAAAACACTTTTCGGTCGCCTATGCAGGCGAAGACGGTTTAATGAAGTACTGGAGCTTTTTAATGCCTTGCTGGCGCTCTACCCTAATGAAGTATGTGATGCTTTTCATGTGTTCCTTGAAGAGCTCAGTGCCAAAGGATTCACAAGCCTGGCCAAGGTTCTGGCAAAGGAAATCTTAAGCCAGGGCTGTATTTCGAGTCGGTTGGCTCATCGCCATCTTATTGAGGAGTTTTGCAAATGGAAAAGTTTTGGAGAAGCTGCTGTCATCTGTGATACCATGCTTGCTAAGGACTGGGTCCCACCCTTGGATGCGTCTCTTCAATTAATTCCTCAGCTATGTAGATCTGGTAATTTTGACAAAGCTCTTGAGctgaaaaatatttgtttaggAGACGAGCCTTCTGCTTTGCTTCCTTTACACTGTGCTTTAATTCACGGGTATTTCAAGTCTGGGAGGATCGGAGAAGCAACCAGTCTCTTCCAAGAAACAATGGAAAACGAGCCATTTCTGAGTGTTGAAATTTGTGATGTTCTGTTTCAAGGATACTGTCAAGTTAACAAGAGGAAGAAAGTCGAGGAGCTACTTGGTGTCGTGATAAGTAAGAACTTAGGTATCAGCATTGCAAGTTACCGCAATATAGTGCGGTTGATGTGTACAGAAAGCAAGGTATCTACAGCATTACACCTGAAAGAGCATATGCTTAAACAAAGAAACCCTCCTACTGCTGTGatatataatattttgatttattcCCTTTTCTCAATTAATAAAACATCAGTTGTCAATACGCTTGTACATGAGCTCCAAGGTAAAGGACTGCAACTAGATGAGGTGGCTTACAACTATCTCATTCAGGGGTTCTGTTGGTGTAAAGATTTGTCGTCTGCCACTCGATATCTAAAATCTACGATGGAGAAAGATTTGAGGCCAAGTAACCGTAGTTTGAGAGAGGTGATCAAATGCCTTTGTTGTAATGGGGAGCTTGAAGAAGCTTTAACCTTGAGCAAAGAAATGGAGTTCAGAGGTTGGAGTCATGGTTCTGTTATTCAACACAATATAGTGGAGACCCTTCTTTCTCATGGTAAGCTAAGTGAAGCCGTAAACTTTTTGGACCGGATGGCAATAAAATGCCTCATTCCTAAAAATATTGATTATAATTATCTTATCAAGCGACTTTGTCAGCATGGAAGGGTAGATAAATCAATAAATCTTATGGACATTATGTTGAGAAAAGGGAATGTGCCAGAGTCTAGCAGTTTTGATTACGTGATTCAAAGTTTCTGTACTTGGCGTAAACTGGATGTAGCGCTGAATTTCCATGCAGAGATGTTATGTAGAAATCAAAGGCCAAGCATAAACACTTGGAGCATTCTGATCAAGAGCTTAACTGAAGGTGGACAACTTGCAGAGGCAGAAAAACAACTTGATTCGATGGTTCAGCTTGGTGAAATCCCGAGGAGGGAAACGTATTCTTTGATGATTAATAGGTATCGCTCCCAAAACAATCTTAACAACGCATCTGAGCTGCTACGTTCCATGCAACGTTGTGGATATGAACCTGACTTTGAAACTCACTGGTCTTTGATAAGCAATTTGAGGGATTCAAGTGATAATATAAATGATGGCAAGCAGAGTGGGGGATTTTTGTCTAAATTTCTTTCTGAAATTGGATTTGTTAGGAGGAATAAAGGGGGATGA